One window of Candidatus Binataceae bacterium genomic DNA carries:
- a CDS encoding phosphoketolase family protein: protein MAEEALNVAAAPLAHAELSKIDAYWRAANYLCVGMLYLRDNPLLRKPLAADQIKARLLGHWGSDPGQTFVWLHLNRLIQKLDLDMIYISGPGHGAPAMLSNGYLEGTYSEVYPDCSQDERGMLQFFRQFSFPGGIGSHCTPETPGSIHEGGELGYSLAHGYGAVMDNPELIAAVVVGDGEAETGPLATSWHSNKFLNPVRDGAVLPILHLNGYKIANPTILARIPPADLHQLMVGYGYAPEEVAGDDPPTMHQKMAAALERAIGRIRAIQAQARGSHDNPTRPAWPMIILRTPKGWTAPKELDGHHLEGFWRAHQVPIPDVTTNPAHLRLLEQWMRSYRPQELFDEQGRLIPELRELAPRGTRRMSANPHANGGLLREPLRLPDFRNYAVTVDHPGRMEAENTYILGKFLRDVMRDNMQRFRVFGPDETASNHLQAIYQASKKTWLAQRLPEDADGTEIAPDGRVMEMLSETTLEGWLEGYLLTGRHGLLNSYEAFMHIIDSMVNQHAKWLSKCQAVQWRAPISSLNLLISSTVWRQDHNGFTHQDPGFIDVVTNKNPTVTRI from the coding sequence ATGGCAGAAGAAGCTCTTAATGTTGCCGCCGCGCCGCTTGCGCACGCCGAGTTGTCCAAAATCGACGCCTATTGGCGGGCGGCCAATTACCTGTGTGTGGGAATGCTCTACTTGCGCGACAACCCGCTTTTGAGGAAGCCCCTGGCCGCAGATCAGATCAAGGCGCGATTGCTGGGCCATTGGGGTTCGGACCCGGGCCAAACTTTCGTCTGGCTCCATCTCAACCGCCTGATCCAGAAGCTGGATCTTGACATGATCTACATCTCGGGACCCGGCCACGGCGCGCCCGCGATGCTTTCCAACGGCTATTTAGAAGGCACCTATTCCGAGGTATATCCGGATTGCAGTCAGGATGAGCGCGGGATGCTTCAGTTTTTCCGCCAGTTTTCCTTTCCCGGCGGAATTGGCAGCCATTGCACGCCGGAAACGCCGGGCTCCATTCACGAAGGCGGTGAGCTGGGTTACAGCCTGGCCCACGGCTACGGGGCGGTGATGGATAATCCCGAGCTGATCGCCGCGGTGGTGGTAGGTGACGGCGAAGCGGAGACCGGGCCGCTGGCCACCTCCTGGCATTCCAACAAGTTCCTCAATCCGGTGCGCGACGGCGCCGTGCTGCCGATCCTCCACCTCAACGGCTACAAAATCGCCAACCCCACGATTCTGGCCCGCATCCCTCCCGCTGATCTGCACCAATTGATGGTGGGTTACGGCTATGCGCCGGAAGAGGTGGCGGGCGACGATCCGCCCACGATGCATCAAAAGATGGCGGCCGCCCTGGAGCGTGCGATCGGGCGCATCCGCGCCATCCAAGCCCAGGCACGTGGCAGCCACGACAACCCCACTCGGCCGGCTTGGCCAATGATTATTTTACGCACCCCCAAAGGCTGGACCGCCCCCAAAGAACTGGATGGCCATCATTTGGAGGGGTTTTGGCGCGCGCACCAGGTGCCGATTCCCGATGTTACCACCAACCCAGCCCATCTGCGTCTGCTCGAGCAATGGATGCGCTCTTACCGGCCGCAAGAGCTGTTCGACGAGCAAGGCCGCCTGATCCCCGAATTGCGCGAATTGGCCCCGCGTGGCACTCGGCGCATGAGCGCAAATCCTCATGCCAACGGCGGCCTTTTGCGCGAACCCCTGCGCTTGCCCGATTTTCGTAATTACGCCGTCACGGTCGATCATCCCGGCCGCATGGAGGCAGAGAACACTTATATCCTGGGTAAATTTCTGCGCGACGTGATGCGCGACAACATGCAGCGCTTTCGCGTTTTCGGTCCCGACGAAACCGCCTCCAACCATTTGCAGGCAATCTACCAAGCCTCCAAAAAGACCTGGCTGGCGCAACGCCTGCCCGAGGATGCCGACGGGACCGAGATCGCACCCGACGGCCGGGTGATGGAGATGCTCAGCGAGACCACCCTGGAGGGCTGGTTGGAGGGCTATCTGCTCACGGGCCGCCATGGCCTGCTCAACAGCTACGAAGCCTTCATGCACATTATCGATTCGATGGTCAATCAGCACGCCAAGTGGTTGAGCAAATGCCAGGCGGTGCAATGGCGGGCTCCTATCTCCTCACTCAACCTACTTATCAGCTCCACGGTCTGGCGCCAGGATCACAACGGCTTCACCCATCAAGATCCCGGCTTTATTGACGTGGTGACCAACAAGAACCCCACAGTGACACGCATAT